The following are from one region of the Anguilla rostrata isolate EN2019 chromosome 7, ASM1855537v3, whole genome shotgun sequence genome:
- the LOC135259984 gene encoding mucin-2-like isoform X1 — MSTSATSMSSLPMSSTEMSTSGTIIPSSSTSSIEMSTSASSMSALPMSSTEMSTSATIIPSSSTGSTKMSTSATSMLSLPTSSTEMSTSATTIPSSSTSSTEMSTSATSMSSLPMSSTEMSTSGTSMSSLPTSSTEMSTLATMIPSSSTSSIEMSASATSMSSLPMTSTEMSTSATIIPSNSTGSTEMSTSATSMSSLPMISTKMSTSGTIMSSLPTSSTEMSTLATIIPSSSKSSTEMSTSATSMLSLPTSSPEMSTSAKFSTLSFTSSTDMSTSTSSISSVTASSNEMSTSPTIVPSSSTISTGMSTSAIIIPSISTSSTEMSTSTSSMSTLPRSSTEMSTSGSTNSTQISTSPTSLFSVPASSTEMSTTIIPLSSSASSEMSTSATSMSSLPTSSTEMSTSAIIIPSSTTKSTDMSTSATSMSSPPISSTEMSTSGTSISSPPISSTVMSTIGTSTSSLPTSSTEMSTSATIIPSSTTRSTEMSTSATSMSSPPISSTEMSTSGTSMPAIPTSSTEMSTSGTSMSSPSISSTEMFTSGTSMSSLPTSSIGMSTSPTIIPSSFKSSTEMSTSATSMLSLSTSSPEMSTSGTSISSLSTSSTEMSTSATIITSGSTSSTEMSTSATIIPSSSTSSTEMSTSATSMLSLSTSSPEMSTSGTSISSLPTSSTEMSTSATIITSGSTSSTEMSTSATSMLSLSTSSPEMSTSATNMPSLPMSSTEMSTSATMIPSSSTSSTDMSISATSMLSLPTSSTKMSTSGTSMSSLPMSSTEMSTSGTSMSSLPTSSTEMSASATSLSSLPMSTIDMSTSATMNPSSFKSSTEMSTSATSISSLPTSSTEMSTSATIVPSSSTSSTEMSTSATSMSSPPISSTEMSTSGTSISSLPTSSTEMSTSATIVPSSSTSSTEMSTSATSMSSPPISSTEMSTSGTSMSSLPMSSTEMSTSGTSMSSLPTSSTEMSTSATSLSSLPMSTIDMSTSGTSLFSLPASSTEMSTPITITPSTSTSSTEMMSSGTSMSSVPTSSTEMSVSTSIIPSSATSSTDISTSATSMSSLPTSSTEMSTSGTIMSSLPIISTDQSTSTTIIRSSSTSSTEMSTSGRSMSSTIGMSTSATFITSGSTSSNEMSTSGSSMSSVTISSTEMSTSPTSLSSQPMSSTDMSTSGTRISSPPISSTEMSTSTTIIPSSSTSSTEMSTSTSSMSPLPRSSTEMSTSGTSSTNSTQISTSPTSVFSVPASSTEMSTTIIPSSSSASSEMSTSATSTTGSTQISTSPTSISSLPTSSTERSSSATITPSISTSSTEMSTSATIIPSSTTSSTKMTSATSMSSLPMSSTEMTSAGTSMSSLPTSSTEMSTSATIIPSSSTSSTKMTSATSMSSLPMSSTEMSTSGTSMSSLPTSSTEMSTSATIIPSSSTSSTEMSTSGTSMSSLPTSSTEMSTAGTSMSSLPTSSTEMSTSATMIPSSSTSSTEMSTSGTSMSSLPTSSTEMSTAGTSMSSLPTSSIGMSTSGTSMSSLPMSSTEMSTSGTSVSSLPTSSTEMSTSATIIPTVSTSMFSASTRSPEIPTSSTRIFSRSVAAPRSMTGIFSSSTFFPSRETTKKLQPTAAAPVLTTEIVIPTTKPMPVIMTTNPAPTTPVAEGGQATAAAPVLTTEIVIPTTKPMPVIMTTNPAPTTPVAEGGQATAAAPVLTTEIVIPTPKPMPVIMTTNPAPTTPVAEGGQPTAVAPVLTTEIVIPTTKPMPVNIVTNPAPTTPAAMGGQPTTAAAKITTLRAIVATSMKPVVPVITTKAAPAPTTGGIVVPLPTTQAVIQTRNTPIIAPSVGVSTARPAGPITQPPPTVVVAPTTLTVSLTTMAVVIAQTDSTDKPSASEGSLEMDFSIDQPFDNNLLDSTSQEFKTLASNVTAEVNRAYRKSFPDTFRRCRVNAFSSGSVKVDMTLIFSNKTVVPTTSQAEESLQEALKEGTTFLNVVPDSIVASTTNATTTTVAPAMTTSGSSKQTVNIIVLTFFSLFQFFTTRH; from the exons atgtctacatcagccacaagtatgtcctcactacctatgagctctactgaaatgtcCACATCAGGCACAATTATCCCATCAAGTTCCACAAGTTCAATCGAAATGTCTACATCAGCTTCAAGTATGTCCGCACTACCTATgagctctactgaaatgtctacatcagccACAATTATCCCCTCAAGTTCCACAGGTTCAACCAAAATGTCCACATCAGCCACAAGTATGTTGTCACTACCTACaagctctactgaaatgtctacatcagccACAACTATCCCTTCAAGTTCCACAAGTTCAACCGAAATGTCCACATCAGCCACAAGTATGTCCTCACTACCTATgagctctactgaaatgtcCACATCAGGCACAAGCATGTCCTCACTACCTACaagctctactgaaatgtctacatTAGCCACAATGATCCCATCAAGTTCCACAAGTTCAATAGAAATGTCTGCATCAGCCACAAGTATGTCCTCACTACCTATGACCTctactgaaatgtctacatcagccACAATTATTCCCTCAAATTCCACAGGTTCAACCgaaatgtctacatcagccACAAGTATGTCCTCACTACCTATGATCTCTACTAAAATGTCCACATCAGGCACAATTATGTCCTCACTACCTACAAGCTCTACCGAAATGTCTACATTAGCCACAATTATCCCCTCAAGTTCCAAAAGTTCaactgaaatgtctacatcagccACAAGTATGTTGTCATTACCTACAAGCTCTCCTGAAATGTCAACATCAGCCAAATTTAGCACTTTGAGTTTTACTAGTTCAACTGATATGTCTACCTCAACCTCAAGTATCTCCTCCGTAACTGCAAGCTCTAATGAAATGTCTACATCACCCACAATTGTGCCCTCAAGTTCTACAATTTCTACGGGAATGTCTACGTCAGCCATAATTATTCCCTCAATTTCCACAAGTTCaactgaaatgtctacatctACCTCAAGTATGTCAACACTACCTAGAAGTTctactgaaatgtctacatcag GTTCTACAAATTCTACTCAAATTTCTACATCACCCACAAGTTTGTTCTCAGTACCAGCAAGCTCTACAGAAATGTCAACCACAATTATCCCCTTGAGTTCCTCAGCTTCAAGTGAAATGTCAACATCTGCTACAAGTATGTCCTCACTACCTACaagctctactgaaatgtctacatcagccATAATTATCCCCTCAAGTACCACAAAGTCAACTGACATGTCCACATCAGCCACAAGTATGTCCTCACCACCTATTAGCTCTACTGAAATGTCCACATCAGGAACAAGTATATCCTCACCACCTATTAGCTCTACAGTAATGTCCACAATAGGTACAAGTACGTCCTCACTACCCACaagctctactgaaatgtctacatcagccACAATTATTCCCTCAAGTACCACAAGGTCaactgaaatgtctacatcagccACAAGTATGTCCTCACCACCTATTAGCTCTACTGAAATGTCCACATCAGGAACAAGTATGCCCGCAATACCTACaagctctactgaaatgtcCACATCAGGTACAAGTATGTCCTCACCATCTATTAGCTCTACTGAAATGTTCACatcaggaacaagtatgtcctCACTACCTACAAGCTCTATTGGAATGTCTACATCACCCACAATTATCCCCTCAAGTTTTAAAAGTTCaactgaaatgtctacatcagccACAAGTATGCTGTCACTATCTACAAGCTCTCCTGAAATGTCCACATCAGGCACAAGTATATCCTCACTATCTACaagctctactgaaatgtctacatcagccACAATTATCACCTCAGGTTCTACAAGTTCaactgaaatgtctacatcagccACAATTATCCCCTCAAGTTCCACAAGTTCaactgaaatgtctacatcagccACAAGTATGCTGTCACTATCTACAAGCTCTCCTGAAATGTCCACATCAGGCACAAGTATATCCTCACTACCTACaagctctactgaaatgtctacatcagccACAATTATCACCTCAGGTTCTACAAGTTCaactgaaatgtctacatcagccACAAGTATGCTGTCACTATCTACAAGCTCTCCTGAAATGTCCACATCAGCCACAAATATGCCCTCACTACCTATgagctctactgaaatgtctacatcagccACAATGATCCCCTCAAGTTCCACAAGTTCAACAGATATGTCTATATCAGCCACAAGTATGTTGTCACTACCTACAAGCTCTACTAAAATGTCCACATCAGGCACAAGTATGTCCTCACTACCTATgagctctactgaaatgtccacatcaggaacaagtatgtcctCATTACCTACaagctctactgaaatgtctGCATCAGCCACAAGCTTGTCCTCACTACCTATGAGCACTATTGACATGTCTACATCAGCCACAATGAACCCCTCAAGTTTTAAAAGTTCaactgaaatgtctacatcagccACAAGTATATCCTCACTACCTACaagctctactgaaatgtctacatcagccACAATTGTCCCCTCAAGTTCCACAAGTTCaactgaaatgtctacatcagccACAAGTATGTCCTCACCACCTATTAGCTCTACTGAAATGTCCACATCAGGCACAAGTATATCCTCACTACCTACaagctctactgaaatgtctacatcagccACAATTGTCCCCTCAAGTTCCACAAGTTCaactgaaatgtctacatcagccACAAGTATGTCCTCACCACCTATTAGCTCTACTGAAATGTCCACATCAGGCACAAGTATGTCCTCACTACCTATgagctctactgaaatgtccacatcaggaacaagtatgtcctCATTACCTACaagctctactgaaatgtcCACATCAGCCACAAGCTTGTCCTCACTACCTATGAGCACTATTGACATGTCTACATCAGGTACAAGTTTATTTTCACTACCTGCaagctctactgaaatgtcAACACCAATCACAATTACCCCTTCAACTTCCACAAGCTCAACTGAAATGATGTCATCAGGCACAAGTATGTCCTCAGTACCTACaagctctactgaaatgtcAGTGTCTACTTCCATTATACCCTCAAGTGCCACAAGTTCAACTGACATATCTACATCAGCCACAAGTATGTCTTCACTGCCAACAAGCTCaactgaaatgtctacatcaggCACAATTATGTCCTCGCTACCTATAATTTCTACTGACCAGTCCACGTCAACCACAATAATCCGCTCAAGTTCCACAAGTTCAACTGAAATGTCTACTTCAGGCAGGAGCATGTCAAGTACGATTGGAATGTCTACATCAGCCACATTTATTACTTCAGGTTCCAcaagttcaaatgaaatgtcaacATCAGGATCAAGTATGTCATCAGTAACTATTAGCTCcactgaaatgtctacatcacCCACAAGTTTGTCCTCACAACCAATGAGCTCTACTGACATGTCTACATCAGGCACAAGGATATCCTCACCACCTATaagctctactgaaatgtcCACATCAACCACAATTATTCCCTCAAGTTCCACAAGTTCaactgaaatgtctacatcCACCTCAAGTATGTCTCCACTACCTAGAAGTTctactgaaatgtctacatcaggTACAA GTTCTACAAATTCTACTCAAATTTCTACATCACCCACAAGTGTGTTCTCAGTACCAGCAAGCTCTACAGAAATGTCAACCACAATTATCCCCTCAAGTTCCTCAGCTTCAAGTGAAATGTCAACATCTGCTACAA GTACTACAGGTTCCACTCAGATTTCCACATCACCCACAAGTATTTCCTCACTACCTACAAGCTCTACTGAAAGGTCTTCATCGGCCACAATTACACCCTCAATTTCCACaagctctactgaaatgtctacatcagccACAATTATCCCCTCAAGTACCACAAGTTCAACCAAAATGACATCAGCCACAAGTATGTCCTCACTACCTATGAGCTCTACTGAAATGACCTCAGCAGGCACAAGTATGTCCTCACTACCTACaagctctactgaaatgtctacatcagccACAATTATCCCCTCAAGTTCCACAAGTTCAACCAAAATGACATCAGCCACAAGTATGTCCTCACTACCTATgagctctactgaaatgtccacatcaggcacaagtatgtcctcactacctacaagctctactgaaatgtctacatcagccACAATTATCCCTTCAAGTTCCACAAGTTCaactgaaatgtctacatctggcacaagtatgtcctcactacctacaagctctactgaaatgtcCACAGCAGGCACAAGTATGTCCTCATTACCTACaagctctactgaaatgtctacatcagccACAATGATCCCCTCAAGTTCTACAAGTTCaactgaaatgtctacatcaggcacaagtatgtcctcactacctacaagctctactgaaatgtcCACAGCAGGCACAAGTATGTCATCACTACCTACAAGCTCTATTGGAATGTCTACATCAGGCACAAGTATGTCCTCACTACCTATgagctctactgaaatgtcAACATCAGGCACAAGTGTGTCCTCACTACCTACaagctctactgaaatgtctacatcagccACAATTATCCCCACAGTTTCCACAAGTATGTTCTCAGCATCTACACGTTCTCCAGAAATCCCTACTTCGAGCACTAGGATATTCTCAAGATCTGTTGCAGCTCCCAGATCAATGACTGGTATTTTTTCAAGTTCTACCTTTTTTCCCAGCCGAGAAACAACCAAAAAACTACAACCTACAGCTGCAGCACCAGTTCTCACAACTGAAATTGTAATTCCCACAACAAAACCCATGCCTGTCATTATGACTACAAATCCAGCACCTACAACACCAGTAGCAGAGGGGGGTCAAGCTACAGCTGCAGCACCAGTGCTCACAACTGAAATTGTAATCCCCACAACAAAACCCATGCCTGTCATTATGACTACAAATCCAGCACCTACAACACCAGTAGCAGAGGGGGGTCAAGCTACAGCTGCAGCACCAGTGCTCACAACTGAAATCGTAATCCCCACACCAAAACCCATGCCTGTCATTATGACTACAAATCCAGCACCTACAACACCAGTAGCAGAGGGGGGTCAACCTACAGCTGTGGCACCAGTGCTCACAACTGAAATCGTAATCCCCACAACAAAACCCATGCCTGTCAATATTGTTACAAATCCAGCACCTACAACACCAGCAGCAATGGGGGGTCAACCAACAACAGCAGCTGCTAAAATCACAACTTTACGTGCAATAGTGGCTACTTCCATGAAACCTGTAGTACCTGTCATAACTACAAAAGCTGCCCCAGCCCCAACAACTGGAGGAATTGTAGTTCCCCTGCCAACCACACAAGCTGTAATCCAAACAAGAAACACCCCTATAATTGCCCCATCAGTTGGCGTCTCCACTGCGAGGCCTGCAGGACCTATTACACAACCTCCACCAACTGTAGTTGTGGCACCCACTACATTAACAGTTTCTCTTACGACCATGGCAGTTGTGATTGCTCAGACAGACTCCACGGATAAACCATCTGCAAGTGAGGGATCACTGGAGATGGACTTCAGCATCGATCAGCCATTCGACAACAATCTCCTCGATAGCACGTCACAGGAATTCAAGACCCTGGCCAGCAATGTTACTGCTGAG GTTAATCGTGCTTACAGGAAATCTTTCCCAGACACCTTCCGTCGCTGCCGAGTCAATGCATTCAG tTCGGGGTCAGTGAAAGTTGACATGACCCTTATATTCAGCAACAAGACTGTGGTTCCAACCACATCCCAGGCAGAAGAAAGTCTCCAGGAAGCCCTGAAGGAAGGAACAACCTTCCTGAATGTTGTTCCTGACTCTATTGTTGCAA GCACAACAAACGCAACTACAACCACAGTGGCACCCGCAATGACCACCTCCGGGTCCTCCAAGCAGACTGTCAACATAATAGTTCTCACgtttttttcactgtttcagttttttacaaCAAGGCACTGA
- the LOC135259984 gene encoding uncharacterized protein LOC135259984 isoform X5: MSTSATSMSSLSTSSTEMSTSASSISSQPTSSTEMSTSGTSMSSLPTSTTGISTSGTSMSSLPMSSTEMSTSATSMSSLPMSSTEMSTSATSMSSLPMSSTEMSTSGTSMSPLPTSSTEMSTSGTSMSSLPTSSTGISTSGTSMSSLPMSSTGISTSGTSMSPLPTSSTEMSTSGTSMSSLPTSSTEMSTSPTSMSSLPMSSTEMSTSGTSMSSLPMSSTGISTSGTSMSSLPMSSTEMSTSGTSMSPLPTSTTGISTSGTSMSSLPMSSTVMSTSATSMSSLPMSSTEMSTLGTSMSSLPTSSTEMSTSPSSMSSLPMSSTEMSTSGTSMSSLPTSSTEMSTSGTSMSSLPMSSTEMSTSGTSMSSLPMSSTEMSTSGTSMSPLPTSSTEMSTSGTSMSSLPMSSTEMSTSGTSMSSLPMSSTETLPSTTITPSSSTEISTSGTSMSSRPTSSTEMSTSATSISSLTMSSTEISLSTTVIPSSSTSPTEISTTSISMSSLPISSTEMPTSTAIIPSSSTSSTVMSTTATVMSTISTSSIEMPTSRTSIFSESTSSTEMSTSASVISSTSMSPTEIPTSDTSMSSSATGSSEIPTSITTTSKVPTISPEMSTSGTFMSSGSTRSTKMATSMTSTTGSTQISTSPTSISSLPTSSTERSSSATITPSISTSSTEMSTSATIIPSSTTSSTKMTSATSMSSLPMSSTEMTSAGTSMSSLPTSSTEMSTSATIIPSSSTSSTKMTSATSMSSLPMSSTEMSTSGTSMSSLPTSSTEMSTSATIIPSSSTSSTEMSTSGTSMSSLPTSSTEMSTAGTSMSSLPTSSTEMSTSATMIPSSSTSSTEMSTSGTSMSSLPTSSTEMSTAGTSMSSLPTSSIGMSTSGTSMSSLPMSSTEMSTSGTSVSSLPTSSTEMSTSATIIPTVSTSMFSASTRSPEIPTSSTRIFSRSVAAPRSMTGIFSSSTFFPSRETTKKLQPTAAAPVLTTEIVIPTTKPMPVIMTTNPAPTTPVAEGGQATAAAPVLTTEIVIPTTKPMPVIMTTNPAPTTPVAEGGQATAAAPVLTTEIVIPTPKPMPVIMTTNPAPTTPVAEGGQPTAVAPVLTTEIVIPTTKPMPVNIVTNPAPTTPAAMGGQPTTAAAKITTLRAIVATSMKPVVPVITTKAAPAPTTGGIVVPLPTTQAVIQTRNTPIIAPSVGVSTARPAGPITQPPPTVVVAPTTLTVSLTTMAVVIAQTDSTDKPSASEGSLEMDFSIDQPFDNNLLDSTSQEFKTLASNVTAEVNRAYRKSFPDTFRRCRVNAFSSGSVKVDMTLIFSNKTVVPTTSQAEESLQEALKEGTTFLNVVPDSIVASTTNATTTTVAPAMTTSGSSKQTVNIIVLTFFSLFQFFTTRH, translated from the exons atgtctacatcagccACAAGTATGTCCTCACTATCTACAAGTTCAACTGAAATGTCAACATCAGCCTCAAGTATTTCTTCACAACCTACaagctctactgaaatgtctacatcaggCACAAGTATGTCCTCACTACCTACAAGCACTACTGGAATATCTACATCAGGCACAAGTATGTCCTCGCTACCTATgagctctactgaaatgtctacatcagccacaagtatgtcctcactacctatgagctctactgaaatgtctacatcagccacaagtatgtcctcactacctatgagctctactgaaatgtctacatcaggCACAAGTATGTCCCCGCTACCTACaagctctactgaaatgtctacatcaggCACAAGTATGTCCTCACTACCTACAAGCTCTACTGGAATATCTACATCAGGCACAAGTATGTCCTCACTACCTATGAGCTCTACTGGAATATCTACATCAGGCACAAGTATGTCCCCGCTACCTACaagctctactgaaatgtctacatcaggcacaagtatgtcctcactacctacaagctctactgaaatgtctacatcacccacaagtatgtcctcactacctatgagctctactgaaatgtctacatcaggCACAAGTATGTCCTCACTACCTATGAGCTCTACTGGAATATCTACATCAGGCACAAGTATGTCCTCGCTACCTATgagctctactgaaatgtctacatcaggCACAAGCATGTCCCCGCTACCTACAAGCACTACTGGAATATCTACATCAGGCACAAGTATGTCCTCACTACCTATGAGCTCTACTGTAATGTCTACATCAGCCACAAGTATGTCCTCACTACCTATgagctctactgaaatgtctacattaggcacaagtatgtcctcactacctacaagctctactgaaatgtctacatcacCCTCAAGTATGTCCTCACTACCTATgagctctactgaaatgtctacatcaggCACAAGTATGTCCTCGCTACCTACaagctctactgaaatgtctacatcaggcacaagtatgtcctcactacctatgagctctactgaaatgtctacatcaggcacaagtatgtcctcactacctatgagctctactgaaatgtctacatcaggCACAAGTATGTCCCCGCTACCTACaagctctactgaaatgtctacatcgggcacaagtatgtcctcactacctatgagctctactgaaatgtctacatcaggCACAAGTATGTCCTCACTACCTATGAGCTCTACTGAAACATTACCATCAACCACAATTACACCCTCAAGTTCAACTGAAATATCTACATCAGGCACAAGTATGTCCTCACGACCGACAAGCTCAACTGAAATGTCTACGTCAGCCACAAGTATTTCCTCACTAACTATGAGCTCTACTGAAATATCCCTGTCAACTACAGTAATCCCCTCAAGTTCCACAAGTCCTACTGAAATATCAACAACATCCATAAGCATGTCTTCACTACCTATCAGCTCTACTGAAATGCCTACATCTACTGCAATTATTCCCTCAAGTTCCACAAGCTCAACTGTAATGTCTACAACAGCTACAGTTATGTCCACAATTTCCACAAGTTCAATTGAAATGCCAACTTCAAGAACAAGTATATTTTCAGAATCTACAAGTTCTACTGAGATGTCAACATCAGCTTCAGTTATATCATCAACATCTATGAGTCCAACTGAAATTCCTACATCAGACACAAGTATGTCTTCAAGTGCTACAGGTTCATCTGAAATACCTACATCGATCACAACTACTTCCAAAGTACCTACAATTTCCcctgaaatgtctacatcaggAACATTTATGTCCTCAGGGTCTACAAGGTCAACTAAAATGGCAACATCAATGACAA GTACTACAGGTTCCACTCAGATTTCCACATCACCCACAAGTATTTCCTCACTACCTACAAGCTCTACTGAAAGGTCTTCATCGGCCACAATTACACCCTCAATTTCCACaagctctactgaaatgtctacatcagccACAATTATCCCCTCAAGTACCACAAGTTCAACCAAAATGACATCAGCCACAAGTATGTCCTCACTACCTATGAGCTCTACTGAAATGACCTCAGCAGGCACAAGTATGTCCTCACTACCTACaagctctactgaaatgtctacatcagccACAATTATCCCCTCAAGTTCCACAAGTTCAACCAAAATGACATCAGCCACAAGTATGTCCTCACTACCTATgagctctactgaaatgtccacatcaggcacaagtatgtcctcactacctacaagctctactgaaatgtctacatcagccACAATTATCCCTTCAAGTTCCACAAGTTCaactgaaatgtctacatctggcacaagtatgtcctcactacctacaagctctactgaaatgtcCACAGCAGGCACAAGTATGTCCTCATTACCTACaagctctactgaaatgtctacatcagccACAATGATCCCCTCAAGTTCTACAAGTTCaactgaaatgtctacatcaggcacaagtatgtcctcactacctacaagctctactgaaatgtcCACAGCAGGCACAAGTATGTCATCACTACCTACAAGCTCTATTGGAATGTCTACATCAGGCACAAGTATGTCCTCACTACCTATgagctctactgaaatgtcAACATCAGGCACAAGTGTGTCCTCACTACCTACaagctctactgaaatgtctacatcagccACAATTATCCCCACAGTTTCCACAAGTATGTTCTCAGCATCTACACGTTCTCCAGAAATCCCTACTTCGAGCACTAGGATATTCTCAAGATCTGTTGCAGCTCCCAGATCAATGACTGGTATTTTTTCAAGTTCTACCTTTTTTCCCAGCCGAGAAACAACCAAAAAACTACAACCTACAGCTGCAGCACCAGTTCTCACAACTGAAATTGTAATTCCCACAACAAAACCCATGCCTGTCATTATGACTACAAATCCAGCACCTACAACACCAGTAGCAGAGGGGGGTCAAGCTACAGCTGCAGCACCAGTGCTCACAACTGAAATTGTAATCCCCACAACAAAACCCATGCCTGTCATTATGACTACAAATCCAGCACCTACAACACCAGTAGCAGAGGGGGGTCAAGCTACAGCTGCAGCACCAGTGCTCACAACTGAAATCGTAATCCCCACACCAAAACCCATGCCTGTCATTATGACTACAAATCCAGCACCTACAACACCAGTAGCAGAGGGGGGTCAACCTACAGCTGTGGCACCAGTGCTCACAACTGAAATCGTAATCCCCACAACAAAACCCATGCCTGTCAATATTGTTACAAATCCAGCACCTACAACACCAGCAGCAATGGGGGGTCAACCAACAACAGCAGCTGCTAAAATCACAACTTTACGTGCAATAGTGGCTACTTCCATGAAACCTGTAGTACCTGTCATAACTACAAAAGCTGCCCCAGCCCCAACAACTGGAGGAATTGTAGTTCCCCTGCCAACCACACAAGCTGTAATCCAAACAAGAAACACCCCTATAATTGCCCCATCAGTTGGCGTCTCCACTGCGAGGCCTGCAGGACCTATTACACAACCTCCACCAACTGTAGTTGTGGCACCCACTACATTAACAGTTTCTCTTACGACCATGGCAGTTGTGATTGCTCAGACAGACTCCACGGATAAACCATCTGCAAGTGAGGGATCACTGGAGATGGACTTCAGCATCGATCAGCCATTCGACAACAATCTCCTCGATAGCACGTCACAGGAATTCAAGACCCTGGCCAGCAATGTTACTGCTGAG GTTAATCGTGCTTACAGGAAATCTTTCCCAGACACCTTCCGTCGCTGCCGAGTCAATGCATTCAG tTCGGGGTCAGTGAAAGTTGACATGACCCTTATATTCAGCAACAAGACTGTGGTTCCAACCACATCCCAGGCAGAAGAAAGTCTCCAGGAAGCCCTGAAGGAAGGAACAACCTTCCTGAATGTTGTTCCTGACTCTATTGTTGCAA GCACAACAAACGCAACTACAACCACAGTGGCACCCGCAATGACCACCTCCGGGTCCTCCAAGCAGACTGTCAACATAATAGTTCTCACgtttttttcactgtttcagttttttacaaCAAGGCACTGA